The stretch of DNA ATTTGCTCGCATCATAAAAATTACCTGGTAGCAATTCTATAATTCTGTTCTTATTAGCAGAAGCATTGATTGTAGAAGTCCAGTTAAACGAAGCTCCTTTGAAAATATCATATGTTAAAGACGATTCAAATCCGGTATTTTGAATTTTTCCGGCATTCATATCGATCAGGGTTCCGGATTGATTACTCAATCCAGGAGCTGCTTCTACTTTTGTCAGATATTGATTAGACACATTAGAATTATAGTAGGTAAAATCAAAACTCAACCGGTTATTGAACATTCTGAATTCTGTTCCCACTTCAAAAGTTCTGTTTAATTCAGGCTTAGGAGTAAGCTCAGGATAACGTTCAAGATCCGGTAGGTTCGCACTGTTTCCAAATACCCCATTGTTAAATGTTGGCTGAGGATTAGCATAGGTAGGCTCTAAGGCGTTCCCAACCGTTGCGTAAGAAGCCCTGATTTTCCAGAAAGAAATATTCTTTGGCAGTTGAATAATATCACTTAGGATAAGATTCGCTCCAATAGATTCGTAATCAAATGCGTTCTGAGAACTTCCAAATAGCGTAGATGACCAATCATTTCGAAACGTCAGATCGATGTAGGCAAATTTCTTGTATCCAAAAGTTGTACTTGCAAATATAGATTTCGTTCTTGCATGCGGATAATAAATCTGGTAAGTATCGTTAGGCAGCCATTGCAAATTGTTCAGCTCAAAATAATTAGCATTCCTCAGATTATTGTTTTGGATTGTCGTAACCTTATCTTTTTTATCATTAATACTCGCTCCAACCGTAAAATCGAAACTTACATTATCCGAAATATGAGGGCTACCTATTAATAGGAAATCACCATACAATGCTGTAGTTTGAACATTATCATAAAACATTTTTCCATTAGGATTAGCCAGAAGACTAGCTGTATTGGCATATAGGTTCCTGCTTGTTTCTGCATTATAATAGGTATAGTTTCCTCTAACTTTGGCAGTCAGCCAGTCATTCATTGCATAGCTAAGTGAAATAGAAGTGTATAAATTCTTGTTATTGGAAACCACTTTATTTCTATTCAGTATCCAATAAGGATTTTGAGAATAAGGTCTGGTACTTCCTTTCGGATCAAACCAGTTTTGAGCTGGGATATATCTTTCCTGATCTAAATATTCATAATCTCTGTAACGGTCAAAATCTACCCCTCGTGGTAACGTATAAAGCTGGAATAATGGATTAAAATAAAGCCCAGGAGCCATTCTGTTTTCCACTTTCTGAATAGATCCCATCAAGTTGGCATCCAAGGTCAGTTTATCCTCCAGAAATTTACTGGAGTTTCTGAAATTAATATTATACTGATCAAATTTGGAAGTAGGAACAATTCCCTGATTCGTAGTATTTGCAAAAGAGAAGAAGTTTGTCGATTTTTGATTCCCTGCAGAAAAAGTCAAACTGTTCGTCCAGGTTGTTCCTGTACGAAGAAAATCTTTCGCATAATCTTTTGAACTTCCTGCCTTTCCCCAGCTTCCTGTAGATCCGGCAGTATTTGTATTTGGATTATAAGGAGTCGTTTGTAAAAATTCATGCTGCAACTTCGGCAGGCTATAAGCTCTGTCGAAGGTAATACTGGAAGAAAAGGAAATACTGCTTCTCCCAATAGCTCCTTTTTTTGTAGTGATCAAAATAGCACCGTTACTTCCCTGAGATCCATATAATGCTGCAGCAGAAGCTCCTTTTAGAAAGTTGATACTTTGGACATCCTCTGGATTAATAGTACTGAAAATATCTCCTGGATCGGTTCCTCCATTGTAAGATCCTGCGACAGGTGTTCCTGGAGACCCTGGAGCTCCACCAATAGAATTGATCACAGGAATACCATCAATAACCAAAAGAGGTGAGCTATTTCTGGTTGATTTATCACCTCTCATTATAACTCTTACTGATCCTCCGACACCTCCGGACGTTCTATTGATTTGCACATTGGAAACTTTCCCGTTGATCGAGTTTAAAAGATTGGGAGTCTTCACTTCCGTTAGCTCATCTCCGCCAATCTGCTGGCTGGAGTACGTCAAAGAACGTGCTTGCCTTTTTATACCCAAAGATGTCACAACAACCTCTTCAATATTGGCTGTTTTTGTTGAATCGGCAGGCTTTTTTTCTTGTGCATATCCAAACACAGAAAAAGCCAATAAAACCGGTATAGCAGTTTTTCTCATAGGTAGATTAAATAGTGTTTAATTTAGAATCGGTATTTTAAAGTCTGCTTTTACTTATAAAGCAAGTCCACTTTATTTTGCTTACTATTTATGCATCATAAATATCAAACAATTAAAGTTTTGTTAAAATTTAATTCATATTGACAAATCTAATTTTTGTGTGCAATCCGATATAATACTATTTTATCATAAAACGATATTATTTTTTCTAAGGTTTTCAAGACAACCTTTCTACATACTGGAATCCAGTACTTTATGACACTTTTCAGAATTTACAATATGAGCAATTTTTAATGTTTTTTATAGTCAAAAAGTGATTTATGCTTATTTTTCATCATTATCCTCATAGATTTGAGACTTAAAAAACAAAATCCGGATACCTAAATCCGGACTCAGAGCCTGTAAAAGCTCTTTTATAAATAAAACTTTATTCGATTTTTTTCACACCCTTGAATTGTTCTTTAAATTCTGTAGGAGTTGTTTTTTTAATGGCTTTAAACACCTTGTTAAAATTAGCTATATTGTTGAAACCTGCTTCAAAAGCTATTTCGGAAATGGTAAGATTTTTTTCCATCAACCACCGGGCAGCATAACTAATGCGGATCTCATTCAGGTAGTTCACAAATGTTTTGCCCGTTCTCTTTTTAATGAACCTATTGAAAGTCACACTGCTCATATTGATTAATGAAGCCACATCATCCAGTGTTATTTTATTCTCAAAATTTTTATGTACGAAATCATGGACAATTTTCATTTTATCATTATCGACAAATGTTTCCAGCTCTATACTATAAGATGATAAAAGTGTTTTATTTTCAGCAGTGGCCAATTCATTAAGAATTTTCATAATCTCGATGAAAGATTCAAAGCTATTCATCTTAGATAAATTAAGAAACGATTCCTTCAGTCTTTCAGCAGTCTCCTTTGAGAACATAATTCCTCTTATAGATTCTTTGATCAGATTGTTAATCGGTTTCAGAATATTTTTCTGCATCAGGGACTGGTTAAAAAAATCCTGATTGAACTGTACTACAATTTCGTATGTCTTTTTGTTCTTACATCTGTAATTTGCCCAACAATGAGGAAGGTTAGGTCCGACCAGTACCAATTCTATGTCTCCAATCTCTCCTGTATGATCTCCGACCATACGGCGGTATCCCTTTCCCTTGTAGATAAAGTTAATTTCGATTTCCGGATGATAATGGTAAGGAAAATCAAATGATGTTTTTATCCTGTCGAATACAAGAAAACTGTCTTCGGGAGATAGTGGAGTTATTTCTCTCAAAATATTTTCTAGACTGTTCATATCATTATCTAAAGGAAATTAAAATTATTCAAAAGTAAAAACACAGAAAAAGAATTCTCGGAAATATATAAATTTTTATGCTTACATTCATGATACGAACAATTAATACAACGGACATCAAGCTTTTTCGTATCTTTATTGTTAAAGTATTTCAATGCTGCCACAAAATTTTGTTTTTGAAGACCCTTATAAAAAATTTGGATACACTATTTTTTCTCAGGAAAATGTGGATACTCTTAAAGAACAGAAGTTTCGTTCCGAGATCAAAGTTTTTTTTGTTCCTGCAGGATATGAGCTCAGCGTGGATTTTAATCACTACAAAACAGAAACTCCCACCTTATTTTTTCTTACAAACCAATATCTGAATGTAACCAAAGGAAATAAAGACGAATCTGTTCTTCTCTATTATAACAGAGACTTTTATTGCATTCAGATCCATGATAAAGAAGTAGCTTGTGACGGGCTTCTTTTTCACAACATTTTTGAAATTCCAAAAGTAGACCTCAGCCATGATGAAGCTCTTATCATTAAAGATCTGCTGAAAAATATAAAGAACGAACTTGAATGGAAACAGTCTTCAAACGAAGAAATGATCAGAACTTATCTGAAACAGATTATTATTCATTCTACACGAAAGTGGAAAAAACAAAACCTGGAGACAGAAGTAGTTCATATTCCACATAATGAGCTTGATATTTTCAGAGACTTCAGCAGAAATCTTGAAATACACTTCAGGGAAAAGCATAACGTAGCCGACTATGCAGAGATCCTGCATATCTCACCCAAAACACTCACCCACAAATTCAAACATCTGAATCTGGATTCGCCGAACCAACTGATCATTAACAGAATATTGCTGGAAGCTAAAAGACTTCTTTTTTATACGGATAAACCCGTAAAAGAAATTGCTTATGATCTGGGATACGAAGACCCTGCCTATTTCAATAGATTATTTACCAATAAGGTCGGTAGTACACCGGCAAATTTTAAAAAAAATTATGCTTCGGGAAAAAAGTACAATATTTAAACCTTTTTATCTATTGAATCCAACCCTTAAACACAATATCTTTGTCATATCAAAATTAATTTAATACAACTAAAAAGCAAAACATTATGAGACGTAACGCAACAGCCGTTTGGAACGGCACCATCAAAGAAGGAAACGGACATTTAACAACACAAAGTACAACATTAAACGAGACTCAGTATTCTTTTAACAGCCGTTTTGCAGATGGCGTAGGAACCAATCCTGAAGAGCTATTAGCTGCAGCCCATGCAGGATGCTTTACCATGAAACTAAGTGCAGAGCTATCTCAAGCCGGTTTTACTCCTGAGGAATTAAAAACCACTTCTGTCATCACACTGGATCCGAGCATTGGAAAAATTACAAAGTCTGAATTGACATTAACGGCAAAAGTTTCTGGGATTTCAGAAGAAGAGTTCCAAAAGTTTGCTAAAATAGCAGAGGAAGGATGCCCGGTAAGCGCTGCTTTCAATTTTGAAATTACATTGAATGCGACTTTAGCTTAGTATTCAATATTTAAATAAATGAATATAAGTCTGGGTATTTTTTGTCCCAGACTTCATTTTTAAATAAAATATACCGTTTGGTATATTTTTGTATCTTTGCTTATAAGTTCATCATGATGTCAAAAGCTGAAAAAACGAAAAAGTTCATTATTGAGACAACAGCTCCTTTATTTAATAAGAAAGGCTATCTCTCAACGACGCTTTCAGATATAACGGAGGCTACGGGATTAACGAAAGGCAGTATTTATGGTAATTTCGAAAGCAGAGATGAAGTGGCCCTTAAAGCATATCAATACAATTCGACTTTGCTAAGTACGAATATGTCTCATACTTTAGGAGAGGAATTTCCTGCTGCTATAGATAAATTAAAAGCTTTTGTCAATTTTTACCGTACAAGCTGGAAAGCTGTTTTTCTTAACGGAGGCTGTCCTCTGATGAATGCTGCTACAGAAGCAGATGATACTTTTCCTGAACTCAAAAAACAGGTAAATCTCTCTTTTGAAGGATGGATAAAAAAAATTTCAACAGTAATCACCGAAGGCCAACAAAATGGGGAATTGAATAAGAATGTAAATGCTGAAGACATCGCATCCTTGTTTATCATGCTTACGGAAGGAGGTATTTTACTGTCTAAAACAACCGGTGACGAATCTTATTTAAATCTTGCTTTAGACCGGGTACTGCTTATTATAAACCAGGAACTTAACATCATTCCATCATAAATTTTACCTTATGGAAACAAAAAAAGTGGCTATCGTAGGATACAACAGAATTCCTTTTGCCAGAATGAATACCGCCTATGCAGATGCAGGAAATCAGGATTTATTGCTTTCTGCATTAAACGGATTAATAGACCGTTATCATTTAAAAGGAAAACTCCTGGGTGAAGTAGCAGGCGGAGCGGTTATCAAACATATTTCTGAAAGCAACCTC from Chryseobacterium piperi encodes:
- a CDS encoding SusC/RagA family TonB-linked outer membrane protein, whose translation is MRKTAIPVLLAFSVFGYAQEKKPADSTKTANIEEVVVTSLGIKRQARSLTYSSQQIGGDELTEVKTPNLLNSINGKVSNVQINRTSGGVGGSVRVIMRGDKSTRNSSPLLVIDGIPVINSIGGAPGSPGTPVAGSYNGGTDPGDIFSTINPEDVQSINFLKGASAAALYGSQGSNGAILITTKKGAIGRSSISFSSSITFDRAYSLPKLQHEFLQTTPYNPNTNTAGSTGSWGKAGSSKDYAKDFLRTGTTWTNSLTFSAGNQKSTNFFSFANTTNQGIVPTSKFDQYNINFRNSSKFLEDKLTLDANLMGSIQKVENRMAPGLYFNPLFQLYTLPRGVDFDRYRDYEYLDQERYIPAQNWFDPKGSTRPYSQNPYWILNRNKVVSNNKNLYTSISLSYAMNDWLTAKVRGNYTYYNAETSRNLYANTASLLANPNGKMFYDNVQTTALYGDFLLIGSPHISDNVSFDFTVGASINDKKDKVTTIQNNNLRNANYFELNNLQWLPNDTYQIYYPHARTKSIFASTTFGYKKFAYIDLTFRNDWSSTLFGSSQNAFDYESIGANLILSDIIQLPKNISFWKIRASYATVGNALEPTYANPQPTFNNGVFGNSANLPDLERYPELTPKPELNRTFEVGTEFRMFNNRLSFDFTYYNSNVSNQYLTKVEAAPGLSNQSGTLIDMNAGKIQNTGFESSLTYDIFKGASFNWTSTINASANKNRIIELLPGNFYDASKSLFTLAGSTYNKLRVGGSFGDIYGRAFMRDGEGRIIVNEKGVPLTNIDNNVYLGNPNPKFIIGFNNSFTYKNINLSFLIDGKFGGQVLSLSEGAYDYAGVSQRSADARKNGGVSIPNAVYQDGTPYTGKTDAKLYYESIGGQDAPNIDEAYIYKATAVRLRQVSLSYSFKVNSKYMQDATVSLIGSNLFFFYKKAPFDPEQVSGVTPGGVGVDAYGMPITRSIGCSVKLNF
- a CDS encoding AraC family transcriptional regulator gives rise to the protein MNSLENILREITPLSPEDSFLVFDRIKTSFDFPYHYHPEIEINFIYKGKGYRRMVGDHTGEIGDIELVLVGPNLPHCWANYRCKNKKTYEIVVQFNQDFFNQSLMQKNILKPINNLIKESIRGIMFSKETAERLKESFLNLSKMNSFESFIEIMKILNELATAENKTLLSSYSIELETFVDNDKMKIVHDFVHKNFENKITLDDVASLINMSSVTFNRFIKKRTGKTFVNYLNEIRISYAARWLMEKNLTISEIAFEAGFNNIANFNKVFKAIKKTTPTEFKEQFKGVKKIE
- a CDS encoding helix-turn-helix domain-containing protein, producing the protein MLPQNFVFEDPYKKFGYTIFSQENVDTLKEQKFRSEIKVFFVPAGYELSVDFNHYKTETPTLFFLTNQYLNVTKGNKDESVLLYYNRDFYCIQIHDKEVACDGLLFHNIFEIPKVDLSHDEALIIKDLLKNIKNELEWKQSSNEEMIRTYLKQIIIHSTRKWKKQNLETEVVHIPHNELDIFRDFSRNLEIHFREKHNVADYAEILHISPKTLTHKFKHLNLDSPNQLIINRILLEAKRLLFYTDKPVKEIAYDLGYEDPAYFNRLFTNKVGSTPANFKKNYASGKKYNI
- a CDS encoding OsmC family protein; this translates as MRRNATAVWNGTIKEGNGHLTTQSTTLNETQYSFNSRFADGVGTNPEELLAAAHAGCFTMKLSAELSQAGFTPEELKTTSVITLDPSIGKITKSELTLTAKVSGISEEEFQKFAKIAEEGCPVSAAFNFEITLNATLA
- a CDS encoding TetR/AcrR family transcriptional regulator produces the protein MMSKAEKTKKFIIETTAPLFNKKGYLSTTLSDITEATGLTKGSIYGNFESRDEVALKAYQYNSTLLSTNMSHTLGEEFPAAIDKLKAFVNFYRTSWKAVFLNGGCPLMNAATEADDTFPELKKQVNLSFEGWIKKISTVITEGQQNGELNKNVNAEDIASLFIMLTEGGILLSKTTGDESYLNLALDRVLLIINQELNIIPS